Proteins encoded in a region of the Bombiscardovia apis genome:
- a CDS encoding polyprenol monophosphomannose synthase, whose translation MSAEGLDQQPPSSASKHAQPKQESLAPQVLLVMPTYNEADNIALTIRQILLACPSATILVVDDDSPDGTGRIADRLAQSDKRVAVLHRQGPRGLGPAYLAGFAWGLNRGFEIICEMDMDGSHRPQDLPRLLSVLENRPQVDAVIGSRRVHGGKTAGWPWYRALISRGGSWYARRALGLHVRDVTSGFRAYRSSILRRIDLSAVHSSGYVFQIDMLRQIQAVGGRCVEVPIVFVERQRGASKMDTAIVVEAMVRVSRWGLQRVGKFFRARPAR comes from the coding sequence ATGAGTGCTGAGGGGCTTGATCAGCAGCCCCCTTCTTCTGCTAGTAAACACGCTCAGCCCAAGCAGGAATCGCTGGCTCCTCAAGTTTTACTGGTGATGCCGACTTATAACGAGGCAGACAACATTGCCCTGACCATCCGGCAGATTCTACTGGCCTGCCCATCCGCAACCATCCTGGTAGTAGACGACGATTCTCCAGACGGCACCGGCCGCATTGCTGACAGGTTGGCCCAGTCAGACAAGCGAGTAGCGGTACTGCACCGGCAGGGGCCTCGCGGACTTGGCCCAGCCTATTTAGCCGGTTTTGCGTGGGGGCTCAACCGCGGCTTCGAGATTATCTGTGAGATGGACATGGACGGCTCCCACCGCCCTCAAGATCTGCCTCGGCTCTTGAGCGTCTTGGAGAACAGACCCCAGGTAGACGCCGTGATTGGCTCTCGGCGGGTGCACGGCGGTAAGACCGCTGGTTGGCCCTGGTATCGCGCCCTCATCTCCCGCGGCGGTTCTTGGTATGCCCGCCGGGCCTTGGGCCTGCATGTACGAGATGTTACGTCCGGTTTCCGGGCCTATCGTAGCTCGATACTGCGCCGGATTGATTTGAGCGCGGTTCATTCGTCTGGCTATGTTTTTCAAATCGACATGCTCCGCCAGATTCAAGCGGTGGGCGGCCGGTGCGTGGAAGTGCCCATCGTGTTTGTAGAGCGCCAGCGCGGGGCTTCCAAGATGGATACTGCCATCGTTGTAGAGGCTATGGTCCGGGTGAGTCGCTGGGGCTTGCAACGGGTGGGCAAGTTCTTCCGGGCTCGACCTGCACGCTAG
- a CDS encoding DeoR/GlpR family DNA-binding transcription regulator — protein sequence MCDNVRMISSQRQHLILNRLRTRGAVRITALSKELGVSAMTIRRDIADLADKGLLKRVHGGAVTTSSLLAEPLFSVKSQMEMGLKDVIARRAVSYVSPGDVIAIGGGTTAYVFAQHLLESRQCEGITILTNSIPVAELVQAMESKEVEVIVTGGVITRSNSLVGPIADKVVASLRVNTVFLGTHSVSIPRGFLMPNSLEAATDMALMSIADRTIILTDHTKWSCTSLSLFASFDQVDTVVTDDGLDLPAVEETKSLVRELVLAPSGEVGDAAVDASVEQE from the coding sequence GTGTGCGATAATGTTCGTATGATTTCTTCGCAACGGCAGCATCTCATCCTCAACAGGCTACGTACCCGGGGTGCAGTGCGCATCACGGCCCTGTCTAAAGAGCTGGGCGTATCTGCTATGACCATCCGCCGAGACATCGCAGACTTGGCTGATAAAGGTCTGCTCAAGCGAGTCCATGGCGGCGCAGTCACCACCTCCTCCCTCTTAGCTGAGCCTCTCTTCTCGGTGAAGTCGCAGATGGAGATGGGCCTCAAAGACGTTATCGCTCGCCGGGCTGTTTCTTACGTCTCGCCTGGAGATGTTATCGCTATCGGTGGCGGTACCACTGCCTACGTATTTGCCCAGCATCTCCTAGAATCGCGCCAGTGTGAGGGCATCACAATCCTCACTAATTCGATTCCGGTGGCTGAGCTGGTCCAAGCTATGGAGAGCAAGGAAGTCGAAGTCATCGTGACCGGCGGCGTCATCACCCGGTCCAATTCGCTCGTAGGCCCCATCGCAGACAAGGTTGTGGCCTCCCTGCGTGTCAATACCGTCTTTTTGGGCACTCACTCGGTTTCCATTCCTCGCGGCTTCCTCATGCCCAACTCCCTTGAGGCGGCTACTGATATGGCGCTCATGTCGATTGCCGACCGCACTATCATTTTGACGGATCACACCAAGTGGTCCTGCACCTCGCTTTCCCTCTTCGCTTCTTTTGACCAAGTAGACACAGTGGTGACCGACGATGGTCTCGACCTGCCTGCCGTCGAAGAAACTAAGTCCCTAGTGCGCGAACTCGTGCTTGCGCCCTCGGGAGAAGTGGGAGACGCTGCAGTAGACGCAAGCGTTGAGCAGGAGTAG
- the galT gene encoding galactose-1-phosphate uridylyltransferase, with translation MSQSGQEQPTQYHTEHYRPGAYAADHIRITPTTLADGRQFFYFDDDPAYVSGAKTRELHDPRPLADRFGPGVDTQGNPVAPQAPQMRRDPLTGDWIPMSTARMNRPITAGPGATASGNPLAVRKPGNPYQDGEVPDTDYNVVVFENRFPSMMQVPGLKLSTSYVDGNQLWPVREANGRCEVVCFDPDEHSLPAQLSVKRLRTVVEAWAFRTAELSALEGIEQVFPFENHGQEIGVTLAHPHGQIYSYPFVAPRMEAELKQTQTYHERTGGNLLEDILAAELEAGERIVMRNYSWVAYVPAAARWPLEVHVVPVRDGILTIDQLNDQERWDLAEIYSALLKRGNAFFDKGDGKGMDLPYISAWHQAPVHDERRANYRLNLQFFSLRRDANKVKHLAGSESGMGVWISDTTPELIAARFHEIGPVDIAQA, from the coding sequence ATGAGCCAAAGCGGGCAAGAACAACCGACGCAATACCATACCGAGCATTACCGGCCAGGAGCATACGCGGCTGATCATATCCGCATCACGCCGACCACCTTGGCTGATGGCCGCCAGTTCTTTTACTTCGACGACGATCCGGCCTATGTGAGTGGTGCTAAGACGCGCGAATTGCACGATCCGCGCCCCCTAGCAGACCGCTTTGGGCCCGGAGTTGATACCCAAGGAAACCCTGTGGCCCCCCAAGCCCCGCAAATGCGCCGCGACCCGCTGACCGGCGACTGGATTCCTATGTCCACGGCTCGCATGAACAGGCCCATTACCGCAGGGCCGGGTGCTACGGCAAGCGGTAATCCGCTGGCTGTCCGCAAGCCCGGCAATCCCTACCAAGACGGCGAAGTGCCCGACACGGATTACAACGTTGTAGTGTTTGAGAACCGCTTCCCCTCCATGATGCAGGTGCCAGGACTCAAGCTCTCAACCTCTTACGTGGATGGCAACCAACTGTGGCCCGTACGCGAGGCCAACGGGCGCTGCGAAGTAGTGTGCTTCGACCCCGACGAGCACTCTCTGCCAGCCCAGCTGTCGGTTAAACGCCTGCGCACCGTAGTGGAAGCCTGGGCCTTCCGCACCGCCGAACTCTCTGCACTCGAAGGCATCGAACAAGTCTTCCCCTTTGAAAATCACGGGCAAGAAATCGGCGTGACCTTGGCCCACCCGCACGGGCAAATCTATTCTTACCCCTTCGTGGCCCCGCGCATGGAAGCCGAGCTCAAGCAGACGCAGACCTACCACGAGCGCACCGGCGGCAACCTTCTCGAAGATATTCTGGCCGCCGAACTAGAAGCGGGGGAGCGTATTGTTATGCGCAACTACTCGTGGGTGGCGTATGTGCCCGCTGCTGCCCGCTGGCCGCTCGAAGTTCACGTGGTGCCAGTGCGAGACGGCATTTTGACCATCGACCAGCTCAACGACCAAGAGCGCTGGGATCTAGCCGAAATCTACTCAGCCCTGCTCAAGCGCGGCAATGCCTTCTTCGACAAGGGCGACGGCAAGGGTATGGACCTGCCCTACATTTCCGCTTGGCATCAGGCGCCGGTTCACGACGAGCGCAGGGCCAACTACCGCCTCAACTTGCAGTTCTTCTCCTTGCGCCGAGATGCAAATAAAGTCAAGCACTTGGCCGGGTCAGAGTCGGGCATGGGAGTGTGGATATCCGATACCACGCCAGAACTGATAGCCGCTCGCTTCCACGAAATCGGCCCAGTTGACATAGCCCAAGCCTAG
- the galK gene encoding galactokinase codes for MSTVEFVEALSTGAKGQGAQEAAALFTKTFGQAPSGVWSAPGRVNLIGEHTDYNAGLCLPIALPHRTFIALSPREDTQVRIISSFDPSKSEHAELSGLQAGGVTGWAAYPVGVAWALRQVGFDQVRGFDAAFVSSVPVGSGLSSSAAMTCSTALALDDVYGLGFGGSDQGRLRLIEAAIKSENDMAGASTGGMDQSASMRCQEGHAILLDCRPGLSALESVKQVAFDLQSKGLELLVLDTQAFHQLNDGQYAARRKSCEDAAAALGVDNLRVVADQVAAASNPQQALQEVIAKLSDPTQRKRVRHVITEIGRVGEFIEAFDAGDIERAGELFDASHDSLRDDYEVTVPELDTAVEVARANGAYGARMTGGGFGGSIIALVSEGQAKPLAEQIAQEFERKGFHQPRALAALPSSSTAREA; via the coding sequence ATGAGCACCGTCGAATTTGTGGAAGCGCTCTCCACCGGCGCTAAGGGCCAAGGTGCCCAAGAAGCCGCCGCCCTCTTTACCAAGACCTTCGGCCAAGCACCAAGCGGAGTCTGGTCGGCCCCGGGGCGAGTCAACTTAATCGGCGAGCACACCGACTACAACGCTGGCCTTTGCCTGCCCATAGCCTTGCCCCACCGCACTTTTATAGCCCTGAGCCCGCGCGAAGACACACAAGTGCGCATTATTTCGTCGTTCGACCCCTCCAAGAGCGAGCATGCCGAGCTGAGTGGGCTGCAGGCTGGCGGCGTGACGGGCTGGGCCGCATACCCGGTTGGTGTGGCTTGGGCCCTGCGCCAGGTCGGCTTTGACCAAGTGCGCGGCTTCGATGCTGCCTTCGTGTCCAGCGTGCCAGTAGGCTCCGGACTTTCCTCGTCTGCTGCCATGACTTGCTCCACGGCTCTCGCTCTCGACGATGTGTATGGCCTAGGCTTTGGCGGCAGCGACCAAGGCCGACTAAGGCTGATAGAAGCGGCCATCAAGTCCGAAAACGATATGGCGGGCGCTTCAACCGGCGGCATGGACCAGTCGGCTTCCATGCGCTGCCAAGAGGGCCACGCCATTTTGCTTGATTGCAGGCCCGGCTTGAGCGCTCTAGAATCGGTCAAACAGGTGGCTTTCGACCTGCAATCTAAGGGCTTAGAGCTGCTAGTGCTCGACACCCAAGCCTTCCACCAGCTCAACGACGGCCAGTATGCGGCCCGCCGAAAGTCTTGCGAAGATGCCGCCGCCGCGCTGGGCGTAGACAACCTGCGCGTGGTAGCTGACCAAGTAGCGGCTGCCAGCAATCCCCAGCAGGCCCTCCAAGAGGTCATAGCTAAGCTCAGTGACCCAACCCAGCGCAAGCGAGTTCGCCATGTTATCACCGAGATTGGGCGCGTGGGGGAGTTCATTGAAGCCTTCGACGCTGGCGATATTGAGCGTGCCGGAGAACTCTTCGACGCTTCGCACGATTCCCTGCGCGACGACTACGAGGTTACCGTGCCCGAACTCGATACGGCGGTCGAAGTGGCCCGGGCCAATGGTGCCTACGGCGCTCGCATGACCGGCGGCGGCTTCGGCGGCTCCATCATTGCTCTGGTCAGCGAGGGCCAAGCCAAGCCCCTAGCCGAGCAGATTGCCCAAGAGTTCGAGCGCAAAGGATTCCACCAGCCCCGTGCCTTAGCAGCCCTGCCATCTTCTTCGACAGCTCGCGAAGCGTAA
- a CDS encoding tRNA (cytidine(34)-2'-O)-methyltransferase yields MSEHVEEGSAAEGVQAMYEYGYRKAGYGPDELVTDAHGNPIAVTDAMMKAEDAAKQVTSTPHLCYYSPRIPGNTGSAIRLCAVTGTILHLVEPLGFNLKDTKLRRAGLDYHDMAHVVLHPNFDNLVETMPDSRIIAFTAHASKLYTEVEYKPNDILLFGPEPGDIPDPMEIMGGPHVAEQVRLPMRPSLRSLNLTNCASIAIYEAWRQLNFAGGK; encoded by the coding sequence ATGAGCGAACATGTTGAAGAAGGATCTGCGGCCGAGGGCGTGCAGGCTATGTATGAGTATGGGTATCGTAAGGCTGGGTATGGGCCCGACGAGCTGGTGACGGATGCGCATGGCAATCCTATTGCGGTGACCGATGCGATGATGAAAGCGGAGGATGCGGCCAAGCAGGTTACGTCTACTCCCCACTTGTGCTACTACTCGCCACGCATTCCTGGCAACACGGGTTCGGCCATCCGCTTGTGCGCTGTGACGGGCACGATTCTACATTTGGTGGAGCCGCTGGGCTTTAATTTGAAAGATACGAAGCTGCGCCGGGCGGGCTTGGATTATCACGACATGGCCCACGTGGTGCTCCACCCCAACTTCGATAACTTAGTTGAGACTATGCCCGATTCGCGCATTATTGCTTTTACCGCGCATGCGAGCAAGCTCTACACCGAGGTGGAATACAAGCCTAACGACATCTTACTCTTTGGCCCTGAGCCCGGCGATATTCCCGATCCTATGGAGATTATGGGCGGGCCGCACGTGGCTGAGCAGGTGCGGCTGCCTATGAGGCCTAGCCTGCGCTCGCTCAACTTGACCAATTGCGCCTCGATTGCGATTTATGAGGCTTGGCGACAGCTGAACTTCGCAGGCGGCAAGTAA
- a CDS encoding A/G-specific adenine glycosylase — MTQAKIETASFGRAHRALGAWWEQYARDLPWRFGRSTPWGVLVCEVMSQQTQMSRVVPYWQDWMRMWPDAAALANASAAEVITAWGRLGYPRRALRLKECAVQVRDRFNNELPQTYDELISLPGIGDYTASAVLSFAYGQRVPVLDTNIRRVLTRVFAGVESHGGSTKPQDRELAQEALPEGAEAAAVWNQATMELGALVCMAKSPACQECPLCDMCAFLAAGRPGLGEGRTRPRQRFQGTDRQVRGIVLAALRPLDSGQTLPKEQVDELWSDAAQLGSCLASLDEDGLIEIEPGGAIRLPR, encoded by the coding sequence ATGACACAGGCAAAGATTGAGACAGCCAGCTTCGGCCGGGCGCACCGGGCTTTGGGGGCTTGGTGGGAGCAGTATGCTCGGGATTTGCCTTGGCGCTTTGGGCGGTCGACCCCTTGGGGGGTGCTGGTTTGCGAGGTTATGAGCCAGCAGACGCAGATGAGCCGGGTGGTGCCGTATTGGCAGGATTGGATGCGAATGTGGCCTGATGCGGCCGCGCTCGCCAATGCTTCCGCAGCCGAGGTGATTACTGCTTGGGGGAGGTTGGGATATCCCCGCCGGGCCCTGCGGCTCAAGGAGTGCGCAGTCCAAGTGCGCGACCGCTTCAACAATGAGCTGCCACAAACATACGATGAACTCATTTCCCTGCCCGGAATTGGTGACTATACGGCCAGCGCGGTGCTCTCTTTTGCCTATGGCCAGCGCGTGCCTGTGCTCGACACGAACATCCGTCGCGTACTTACCCGCGTATTCGCAGGCGTGGAATCGCACGGAGGCTCCACCAAGCCCCAAGACCGCGAACTGGCGCAAGAGGCCCTGCCCGAGGGTGCTGAGGCGGCTGCGGTGTGGAATCAGGCCACTATGGAGCTGGGTGCCTTGGTTTGCATGGCCAAGTCTCCCGCCTGCCAGGAGTGCCCGCTGTGCGATATGTGCGCTTTCCTCGCAGCTGGGCGGCCCGGGCTAGGGGAGGGGCGTACTCGTCCTCGACAGAGATTCCAAGGCACGGATAGGCAGGTGCGCGGTATTGTCCTAGCGGCCCTGCGCCCGCTGGATTCGGGCCAAACGCTGCCAAAAGAGCAGGTCGACGAGCTCTGGAGCGACGCAGCACAGTTGGGGTCTTGCTTGGCTTCGCTCGACGAAGATGGTCTCATAGAGATTGAGCCGGGCGGAGCTATCCGTTTGCCCCGGTAA
- a CDS encoding polysaccharide lyase family 8 super-sandwich domain-containing protein: MTADHKMGRLINWHNYANTESWAGGVSDGVNGVASLFESMNGVTGSPLKAKKSGFFLGDTIVTLSAGINSSDANNQAETAVLNRKLNANGQQTFLVDEQEISAAQTLQNPRWALLTGSDSSSNLGVSFLSDASVNAQKQSGTGSW; encoded by the coding sequence ATCACCGCAGACCACAAAATGGGCAGGCTCATTAACTGGCATAATTATGCAAATACTGAGTCTTGGGCCGGTGGTGTTTCCGATGGCGTCAATGGCGTTGCTTCACTTTTCGAATCCATGAATGGCGTAACCGGCAGCCCGCTCAAGGCAAAGAAAAGTGGGTTCTTCTTGGGAGATACTATCGTAACTTTGAGCGCAGGTATCAATTCTAGCGATGCCAACAATCAAGCGGAAACTGCTGTCTTGAACCGCAAATTGAACGCAAACGGCCAGCAAACTTTCCTAGTAGATGAACAGGAGATATCCGCAGCGCAGACCTTGCAAAATCCCCGTTGGGCACTGCTTACCGGCTCGGATAGTAGCAGTAATCTGGGTGTGAGCTTCCTTTCAGATGCAAGTGTAAATGCCCAAAAACAGAGCGGAACTGGTTCTTGGTAA
- a CDS encoding InlB B-repeat-containing protein — MSLGGGAIQLAQTAHADPASPHFRVNPKRTTASGRADLTISPFTLAGVNFTDVQGGYTHTLALDETGNAYAWGSNQRGQLGTGTTVNQIKPVPVKMPVGVKFVQINCAYYEHSIALDSNGNIWAWGRNDKGQLGLGDTTDRLVPTLVPPTAGVAKFTSIAAGDDYNIALADNGKVYAWGNNDNSDELEHQGNGQLGVGDTIKRLRPTPVVGIPSTVRITSISAMGFFSMALGNDGIIYEWGSNRNGEIGNGTAGIYLYVTTASPVNPPSGYRWTNAVASGHTAMATASNGVTYVWGAPQWGQPGNGYMNTSETVNWVTPVAASPLMPAGVSITSLVRGAWHTLAIGSDNKIYAWGRNLWGGLGSSSVPSGAAAATPVQVTMPKGVKFTRIAAKNWSSFAIGDDGNTYAWGLNNYGQLGVGDTTMRTIPTRVGGAIGIDKVTIDGVVASGVKDATTYAWSGKTPAGTPGTTVDIKVDWSLVGLGVQPSETYQLYYLDLYTVKFDLGGAPGTAPPDQQREEDSGKTLDWPTTPVWEHHWFTGWYTDTGEPWDFSQPVTSSMTLTAGWEEYAFKLYPAHSPSQGGVSLSVSAPVAPHTITYSSLSAGQDYTLAIGSDGNAYSWGSNQHGRLGSGSADMQAHPSPSRVHLPDTVRVLQVAAGSSHALALGSDHHVYAWGANTQGQVGNGTSTDQNTPIDLTNTGRLPSTIMQLAAGDDYSLALTRDGHLYTWGSNQYGTLATTTNAGTTTPNSLPTDVSAAGSLPTTIRSISAGSRHALAVSSDRHAYSWGANEYGQLGTNTNLGTDTAQPSPVDLTTTGALPATIAQVTAGSTHSLALSQDQHTYSWGDNQHGQLGDSTTTSRSTPTDLSAAGFLPSSISQLAAGEHTSIALTTNGHVHTWGVNTSGQLGNNNTGVTQATRPLDITTINALPTMTRITAGRNHTSAITNSRQVYSWGANTAGQLGQGSSDTNQHSQPTQAQATQALTVTALTIGTTNTPDTPHWDTASNTWQATSPAGNPGQTTSTIHWKLGTYDQPNYILPFTYHYTLPSAGTIPLQRISGSLALTLTLSASLAFTANMIHRRKRNNHIPTKQNTKTTCLGEAAPR; from the coding sequence TTGTCCTTGGGGGGGGGGGCTATTCAACTAGCCCAAACCGCACACGCTGACCCCGCGTCACCCCACTTCCGCGTCAACCCCAAGAGAACCACAGCCTCAGGCCGCGCAGACCTCACCATTAGCCCATTTACATTAGCGGGCGTTAATTTTACTGATGTTCAAGGCGGCTATACTCACACCTTAGCGCTTGACGAAACAGGCAATGCCTACGCATGGGGCAGTAATCAACGAGGTCAGCTGGGAACAGGAACTACGGTTAACCAGATAAAACCTGTTCCCGTAAAAATGCCAGTCGGCGTCAAATTTGTCCAAATAAACTGTGCGTACTATGAACACTCAATTGCTCTTGACAGCAACGGAAATATTTGGGCATGGGGTCGTAACGACAAGGGGCAATTGGGATTAGGAGATACAACTGATAGGTTGGTGCCAACGTTGGTCCCCCCTACTGCCGGAGTTGCTAAATTTACCAGTATTGCTGCCGGAGACGACTATAACATCGCTTTAGCAGACAATGGCAAAGTATATGCATGGGGCAACAATGACAACAGTGATGAACTCGAGCATCAAGGTAACGGACAACTCGGGGTCGGAGATACTATTAAACGGCTTAGACCTACACCAGTCGTGGGTATTCCCAGCACAGTTAGAATCACCAGCATCAGCGCTATGGGATTCTTTTCCATGGCCCTTGGAAATGATGGAATCATTTATGAATGGGGTTCAAACCGAAATGGTGAAATCGGAAATGGCACTGCAGGCATTTATCTTTATGTAACAACCGCTTCGCCGGTAAATCCTCCAAGTGGGTATCGTTGGACAAATGCAGTGGCCAGTGGGCACACCGCAATGGCTACAGCCAGCAATGGTGTCACTTATGTCTGGGGGGCCCCGCAATGGGGGCAACCTGGAAATGGTTATATGAATACATCAGAAACCGTCAATTGGGTTACACCTGTTGCTGCTTCTCCACTAATGCCAGCGGGAGTATCGATCACGAGTTTGGTACGAGGTGCTTGGCACACTCTCGCTATTGGCAGCGACAATAAAATCTATGCTTGGGGTAGAAACTTATGGGGCGGTCTTGGCAGCAGCAGCGTCCCATCAGGCGCAGCAGCAGCAACGCCTGTTCAAGTAACCATGCCGAAAGGAGTCAAATTCACACGCATCGCAGCAAAGAATTGGAGCTCGTTCGCCATCGGAGATGACGGGAATACTTATGCATGGGGTTTGAATAACTACGGACAACTAGGCGTTGGCGACACCACGATGCGAACAATTCCGACTCGTGTGGGTGGTGCTATTGGCATTGATAAAGTCACTATTGATGGGGTTGTTGCTAGTGGAGTGAAGGATGCTACAACCTATGCGTGGTCAGGTAAAACACCTGCTGGTACTCCGGGTACGACGGTTGATATTAAAGTGGATTGGAGTCTGGTCGGACTCGGTGTTCAGCCCAGTGAAACCTACCAGCTCTATTACCTCGACCTCTACACCGTCAAGTTCGATTTGGGCGGCGCTCCCGGTACCGCCCCGCCAGACCAGCAGCGTGAGGAGGACAGTGGCAAAACACTGGATTGGCCTACCACCCCGGTATGGGAGCATCACTGGTTCACCGGCTGGTACACCGATACGGGCGAGCCGTGGGATTTTTCTCAACCAGTTACTTCGAGTATGACTTTGACTGCGGGTTGGGAGGAGTATGCGTTTAAGCTTTACCCGGCTCATAGTCCTTCCCAAGGTGGGGTGAGCTTATCGGTGTCTGCTCCAGTCGCGCCGCACACTATCACGTATTCGTCCCTGTCCGCGGGCCAGGATTACACGCTAGCGATCGGCTCTGATGGCAACGCATACTCGTGGGGCTCCAACCAACACGGCAGGCTCGGCTCGGGTAGCGCAGACATGCAAGCCCATCCTTCGCCTTCACGCGTGCACCTACCCGATACGGTACGCGTCTTACAAGTAGCAGCCGGTAGTTCACACGCACTCGCTTTAGGCAGCGACCACCACGTCTACGCATGGGGAGCAAACACTCAAGGACAAGTAGGAAACGGTACTAGTACAGACCAGAACACTCCCATCGACTTAACCAACACCGGTCGACTACCCTCTACCATTATGCAATTGGCAGCCGGTGATGATTATTCACTAGCCCTTACTCGTGATGGCCATCTCTACACATGGGGTTCCAACCAATACGGCACCCTCGCCACTACCACTAACGCTGGCACCACTACCCCTAATAGCCTGCCCACTGACGTGAGCGCTGCTGGTAGTTTACCTACCACGATTCGTTCTATCAGTGCTGGCAGCCGCCACGCTCTAGCCGTCAGTAGCGACCGTCACGCCTATTCGTGGGGAGCTAACGAGTATGGTCAGCTCGGCACCAACACCAATCTGGGCACTGATACCGCGCAACCCAGTCCAGTTGACCTCACCACAACAGGAGCCCTACCCGCTACCATTGCCCAAGTAACGGCTGGTAGCACTCACTCACTCGCCCTGAGCCAAGACCAGCACACGTACTCATGGGGCGATAACCAGCACGGCCAGCTAGGAGACAGTACCACCACCAGTCGCAGCACACCCACAGACTTGAGCGCAGCCGGGTTTCTCCCCTCTAGCATCAGCCAACTCGCAGCAGGAGAGCACACTTCCATAGCGCTCACCACCAACGGACACGTACACACTTGGGGAGTCAATACTAGCGGCCAACTCGGCAACAACAATACGGGCGTGACTCAAGCCACCAGACCACTCGACATCACTACCATCAACGCTTTACCAACCATGACCCGTATCACAGCCGGACGCAATCACACGAGCGCGATCACCAACAGCAGGCAAGTTTACAGTTGGGGAGCCAACACAGCAGGCCAACTCGGACAAGGCAGCAGCGACACCAATCAGCACAGTCAACCCACACAAGCCCAAGCCACACAAGCTCTCACTGTCACAGCGCTCACCATAGGCACCACAAACACACCAGACACACCCCATTGGGACACCGCCAGTAACACTTGGCAAGCCACCAGCCCAGCCGGCAACCCCGGCCAAACCACCAGCACCATCCACTGGAAGCTAGGAACCTATGACCAACCCAACTACATACTCCCCTTCACCTACCACTACACACTACCCAGCGCCGGAACAATACCACTCCAACGCATCAGCGGCAGCCTTGCCCTCACCCTCACACTCAGCGCCAGCCTCGCCTTTACAGCAAACATGATCCATCGCAGGAAGAGGAACAACCACATACCCACAAAACAAAACACTAAGACGACTTGTTTAGGTGAGGCTGCGCCAAGGTAA